A single Fibrobacter sp. DNA region contains:
- a CDS encoding transposase: EFEAFWEYAYTQSAESFFNGWITAALKSRLQAIKNFALMLRRHAVHILPFVKTKLTNAMSEGINRIIKIVKNRASGFANLGAFTDMIFLTVGDVDIPAQIPDQFRMV, encoded by the coding sequence ATGAGTTCGAAGCTTTTTGGGAATATGCATATACGCAGTCGGCAGAATCGTTCTTTAATGGTTGGATAACTGCCGCTTTGAAAAGCAGGCTTCAAGCGATCAAAAATTTCGCTTTAATGCTTCGTCGCCATGCAGTTCATATATTGCCGTTTGTTAAAACTAAACTTACTAATGCCATGTCTGAAGGCATCAATCGGATCATTAAAATTGTCAAGAATAGAGCAAGTGGTTTTGCGAATTTAGGGGCGTTTACCGATATGATTTTTCTGACTGTTGGAGATGTAGATATTCCTGCGCAAATTCCTGATCAATTTCGTATGGTATAA
- a CDS encoding DUF2341 domain-containing protein: MIKILALRKNSSGVSFLANLCCISAALLFLQCASNNIAGTGSHAGNGRIVCTLYNSDGSFASEAAVYLRPSNYTPSLSGSALRKSTITRVDTRTDSLGIFSIDSLEPGAYSIEVNDGSRNAVLLNCTINAEDSTVYLPSDTLRPSGAIKGSLASSDRNVFIQIYGLERTVTCDTATGEFVIDDLPHGTYTLRAVSSADTSSSVGIDSITVKSGETTKAGTIDFYHLASFNYSRRIYLNTTESGAGVDSDITDFPVLIRLHGDNFDFSQSRLDGGDLRFVKENGKPLPYEIEKWDAKGRKAEIWVKVDTVYGNDNLQVIIMYWGNPDAESESDGCAVFDTAYAFQGVWHLSGKGTDPALDATPNHYHGLPVGTSEESRVDGAIGGARSFDGTSSYITMPNTADSRLNFSEDGFYSISCWVKADTIDSIFRAIASKGHEQYYLQFKCLKNNRATWEFVEFQNQLGWEYSEDSVPPAPGAKEWVYLTGVRNGTNQSLYINGRLVVDKAALMPGEYERNSTDNFTIGSHGRSVEIPFIQGWSIFNGLIDEVRVSSIAHSEDWVKLCFMNQKADDALVEFRK; encoded by the coding sequence ATGATAAAGATTCTTGCGCTGCGGAAGAATTCATCGGGAGTATCCTTTCTGGCAAATCTCTGCTGTATTTCTGCAGCGCTTCTTTTTCTGCAGTGCGCCTCAAATAATATCGCAGGGACCGGATCGCATGCCGGGAACGGGCGTATTGTATGTACACTCTACAACAGTGACGGCAGTTTTGCCTCTGAGGCTGCAGTTTATCTGCGTCCCAGCAATTACACACCCTCTCTCTCAGGTTCTGCTCTCAGAAAATCAACAATCACACGTGTTGACACCAGAACTGATTCCCTTGGAATCTTTTCTATCGATTCACTCGAGCCTGGCGCCTATTCTATCGAGGTCAATGATGGTTCAAGGAACGCAGTTCTTCTGAACTGTACAATCAATGCCGAGGACTCCACAGTTTATCTCCCGTCAGATACTCTTCGTCCTTCAGGAGCCATTAAGGGATCTCTCGCTTCATCTGACAGAAACGTGTTTATCCAGATCTATGGCTTGGAACGAACAGTGACTTGTGATACGGCGACAGGGGAATTTGTTATCGATGATCTCCCGCATGGAACTTACACTTTACGTGCAGTGTCATCCGCGGACACTTCATCCTCCGTTGGAATCGATAGCATTACCGTAAAGTCCGGTGAAACGACAAAAGCCGGTACAATCGATTTTTACCATCTTGCCAGTTTTAATTACTCCAGGCGAATCTACCTGAATACAACTGAATCAGGGGCCGGTGTAGACAGCGACATCACTGATTTCCCGGTACTTATCCGCTTGCACGGGGATAATTTCGATTTCAGCCAGTCGAGACTGGATGGTGGAGATTTGAGATTTGTAAAAGAAAATGGTAAACCGCTTCCTTACGAAATTGAAAAGTGGGATGCAAAAGGCCGGAAAGCGGAGATCTGGGTCAAAGTTGACACTGTATATGGAAATGACAATTTACAGGTTATCATCATGTACTGGGGAAATCCCGATGCGGAAAGTGAATCCGATGGTTGCGCTGTGTTTGATACGGCATATGCTTTTCAGGGAGTATGGCATCTCTCAGGTAAAGGGACCGATCCAGCCCTCGATGCAACACCAAACCACTACCACGGATTACCTGTGGGCACATCAGAAGAATCCAGAGTTGACGGAGCAATAGGCGGGGCGAGGTCATTTGACGGAACCTCTTCCTATATCACAATGCCCAATACAGCAGACAGCCGCTTGAATTTTTCTGAGGATGGATTCTACTCGATATCCTGCTGGGTGAAGGCTGACACTATCGACTCCATTTTCCGCGCTATCGCGAGTAAAGGCCACGAACAGTACTACCTGCAATTCAAATGTCTTAAGAATAACCGGGCAACCTGGGAATTTGTAGAGTTCCAGAACCAGTTGGGCTGGGAGTATTCCGAAGATTCAGTTCCGCCTGCGCCCGGAGCAAAAGAATGGGTGTACTTGACAGGTGTGCGGAATGGCACGAATCAAAGTCTGTACATAAACGGGAGACTGGTAGTTGACAAAGCTGCATTGATGCCGGGTGAGTATGAAAGAAATTCAACTGACAATTTCACCATCGGCAGCCATGGCAGATCTGTGGAAATCCCATTCATTCAGGGATGGTCGATTTTTAACGGGTTGATCGATGAAGTTCGGGTGTCAAGCATTGCCCATAGTGAGGACTGGGTAAAACTGTGCTTTATGAATCAGAAGGCGGATGATGCACTGGTGGAGTTCAGAAAGTAG
- a CDS encoding TIGR02147 family protein: MKTGKFNIFLYTDYHSLLKDYYSFQKKSSKSFSFRSFAAKAGVSQSMFKDIISGRRRLSLAVMKKYAAAMNLTQRETEYFGAIVQFVNCKTNYEKNLHFTRMQRLRRDCDIKILDESRYEFFRNWYHSAIRELVTLPDFREDYDWIAKKCIPGITASQARKSIETMLRLGILRRDPDRKLQPADPMISSEYEMRSLILRNFHSEMLSLAKDALERFEPRQREISSLTFGLSHKCYERIKERIRSFKEELMAMVLEDTDISEMVCQCNFQLFPLTEKTEEKEETQ; encoded by the coding sequence ATGAAAACCGGAAAATTCAACATCTTCCTATACACCGATTATCACTCTCTTCTGAAAGACTACTACTCTTTTCAGAAAAAATCATCTAAATCATTCTCCTTCCGTTCCTTTGCCGCAAAAGCCGGTGTTTCTCAAAGCATGTTCAAAGACATCATTTCCGGCAGACGACGGCTCAGCCTGGCAGTGATGAAAAAGTATGCTGCAGCCATGAATCTGACACAAAGGGAAACGGAATACTTCGGCGCCATCGTACAGTTTGTCAATTGTAAAACAAACTACGAAAAAAACCTGCATTTCACCCGTATGCAGCGTCTGCGGCGGGATTGCGATATAAAAATTCTGGATGAGAGCCGGTATGAGTTTTTCCGGAACTGGTATCACAGCGCGATACGGGAACTTGTGACACTGCCGGATTTCAGGGAAGATTATGACTGGATCGCCAAAAAATGTATCCCGGGTATAACTGCCTCACAGGCCAGAAAATCGATTGAAACGATGCTGAGACTGGGAATCCTGCGCCGCGATCCTGACAGGAAACTTCAGCCTGCCGACCCGATGATCTCCTCTGAATATGAAATGAGATCTCTTATCCTGAGGAATTTCCACTCCGAGATGCTCTCTCTTGCGAAAGATGCACTGGAGCGTTTTGAACCCCGGCAAAGAGAAATCAGCTCTCTTACATTTGGCTTATCACATAAGTGTTATGAACGCATAAAGGAGCGGATCAGATCGTTTAAAGAGGAATTGATGGCTATGGTCCTGGAGGATACCGACATTTCTGAAATGGTTTGTCAATGCAACTTTCAGCTCTTTCCTTTGACAGAGAAAACAGAAGAAAAAGAGGAGACTCAATGA
- a CDS encoding T9SS type A sorting domain-containing protein, whose amino-acid sequence MNRFFLYLTAVMLLTINASAQDKLYTNEFPLGDVTLLDGPFKHSMDLNISHLMKYNVDRLLYCYRADAGLSTKGVSNYSNWAGLDGHVGGHYLSALAIHYAATGDAQCKERMDYMIDELKKCQDANGKDADFVGYVSGIPNGKPLWREIKKGNTGKVWDYWVPWYNIHKTYAGLRDAWLYGGSETARQVFLKLCDWGIKILSGLSDNQIQGMLGNEHGGINEVYADAYQMTKDTKYLTMAKKLSHRTILTPMSSGTDNLDNLHANTQVPKAVGFQRIAEMDNDNTYFKAARFFWETVTGKRSLAFGGNSRREHFPPAADCIDYTTEREGPETCNSHNMLKLSEGLFRMTNDARYVDFYERTMFNHILSSQHPTHGGYVYFTPARPRHYRVYSAPDVAMWCCVGTGMENHGKYSQLIYSRKSDSLFVNLFVASELNWKDKGVKIRQETRFPDEERTQLTISTASSSRFKLLIRHPFWVPAGSLKIIIGTDTLPSTSQPSSYYEIDRTWSNGEVVTVILPMHTRIEEMPNVPSYVALMHGPILLGAKTENRDLNGLIADAGRWGHIASGALYSLNSAPKLLGSRTSIPSKLVRGNGQQMTFTSQGLIGNWTGSQLVLEPFFRIHDSRYMIYWLTEGGSVEDEEELLILDRRTIDKVAPGEQQPEVDHNLQSENSQTGSHNGEFYRDAGSCSGGNGGFFSYNLLTNGEKDLSLMVRYWGNEGCTRTFDILIDGEKLVTENIVGKWNKDQFINQEYPIPNSMVSGKDEITVKFQASTGMVGGVFYVRLLRKDAVNTPESVQKKLPAGFSINSQNGILKLSFGAKDPSRRIAIYSLSGKRITEMKAVSENLVINNIPAITQKGVYTIQIKSRNQTISKKLFQVY is encoded by the coding sequence ATGAACAGGTTTTTTCTTTACTTGACTGCTGTGATGCTCTTGACAATCAACGCGTCTGCACAGGACAAACTTTATACCAATGAGTTTCCGCTCGGTGATGTCACGCTTCTGGATGGCCCGTTTAAACACTCCATGGATCTCAACATAAGCCATTTAATGAAATACAATGTCGACCGTCTGCTTTACTGTTATCGTGCTGATGCCGGTCTTTCGACCAAAGGAGTGTCAAACTATTCCAACTGGGCCGGTCTGGACGGGCATGTCGGGGGACATTATCTCTCCGCTCTTGCGATACATTATGCTGCGACAGGTGATGCACAATGTAAAGAGCGTATGGATTATATGATTGATGAACTTAAGAAGTGTCAGGATGCAAATGGTAAAGATGCCGATTTTGTGGGATATGTCAGCGGCATCCCCAACGGAAAACCACTGTGGCGGGAGATAAAAAAAGGTAATACAGGGAAGGTCTGGGATTACTGGGTACCCTGGTATAATATCCACAAAACCTATGCAGGGCTCAGGGATGCCTGGCTTTACGGTGGCAGCGAAACTGCAAGGCAGGTGTTTTTAAAGCTCTGTGACTGGGGGATCAAAATCCTCTCCGGGCTATCCGATAACCAGATTCAGGGGATGCTCGGGAATGAACACGGTGGCATCAATGAGGTCTACGCCGATGCATACCAGATGACCAAGGATACCAAATATCTCACCATGGCAAAAAAGCTCTCTCACAGGACAATTCTCACCCCTATGTCATCGGGAACCGACAATCTTGACAACCTGCATGCAAACACCCAGGTACCAAAGGCTGTTGGATTTCAGCGCATAGCTGAAATGGATAACGATAACACATACTTCAAAGCTGCAAGATTTTTCTGGGAAACAGTGACGGGAAAAAGAAGCCTTGCCTTCGGCGGCAACAGCAGAAGAGAGCATTTTCCCCCAGCTGCAGACTGCATCGATTACACAACAGAACGGGAGGGGCCGGAAACCTGTAATTCTCATAACATGCTCAAGCTCTCGGAAGGGCTCTTTCGCATGACAAATGATGCGAGATACGTCGATTTCTATGAACGCACGATGTTCAACCATATTCTCTCATCTCAGCACCCCACCCATGGAGGATACGTTTATTTTACTCCAGCCCGTCCGCGTCATTACAGAGTCTATTCTGCTCCAGATGTAGCGATGTGGTGCTGTGTGGGTACAGGAATGGAAAATCACGGCAAGTACAGCCAGCTTATCTATTCCCGCAAGAGCGACTCTCTTTTTGTTAATCTGTTTGTCGCATCCGAGCTTAACTGGAAAGATAAAGGGGTAAAGATCAGGCAGGAGACCCGTTTTCCCGATGAGGAACGCACCCAGTTGACCATAAGCACTGCTTCTTCATCCAGGTTCAAGCTGCTTATCCGTCATCCCTTCTGGGTTCCTGCAGGTTCCCTGAAAATTATCATAGGAACAGACACACTCCCTTCAACTTCACAGCCTTCATCCTATTATGAAATCGACAGGACATGGAGCAATGGTGAGGTCGTAACTGTGATTCTACCAATGCACACCAGAATTGAGGAGATGCCCAATGTCCCCTCTTATGTGGCTTTGATGCACGGTCCGATTCTTCTGGGAGCAAAAACCGAAAACCGGGACCTCAATGGCCTTATAGCAGATGCAGGCAGATGGGGACACATTGCCAGCGGAGCTCTTTACTCTCTGAACTCAGCACCTAAACTTCTCGGCAGCCGGACATCAATTCCATCCAAACTTGTTCGCGGTAACGGTCAGCAGATGACCTTTACCTCTCAGGGACTGATCGGAAACTGGACCGGCTCTCAGCTTGTTCTTGAGCCGTTTTTCCGCATTCACGATTCCCGCTATATGATTTACTGGCTAACGGAGGGTGGCAGCGTTGAAGACGAAGAAGAGTTACTCATACTTGACAGGCGAACAATAGATAAGGTCGCTCCAGGTGAGCAGCAGCCTGAAGTAGATCACAATTTGCAATCTGAAAACTCCCAGACCGGCAGCCACAATGGTGAATTTTACCGTGATGCCGGGAGTTGCAGCGGTGGAAACGGCGGATTTTTCAGTTATAACCTGCTTACAAATGGAGAAAAAGATCTCTCTCTTATGGTAAGGTACTGGGGAAATGAGGGATGTACCCGTACATTCGATATCCTTATCGATGGAGAGAAGCTTGTCACCGAAAACATTGTCGGTAAATGGAACAAAGATCAGTTCATCAATCAGGAGTATCCCATTCCCAACAGCATGGTATCCGGTAAAGATGAGATCACTGTCAAATTCCAGGCATCTACCGGTATGGTAGGAGGAGTCTTCTATGTGCGGTTATTGAGAAAAGACGCGGTGAATACGCCTGAAAGTGTGCAGAAAAAACTACCTGCCGGTTTTTCCATAAACAGCCAAAATGGTATCCTGAAATTGTCATTCGGGGCAAAAGATCCCTCACGCAGAATTGCAATATATTCGTTGTCAGGAAAACGGATAACGGAGATGAAGGCAGTTTCTGAAAACCTGGTTATTAACAACATACCTGCAATAACACAAAAGGGTGTTTACACCATACAGATCAAGTCCAGAAATCAGACGATTTCGAAGAAACTCTTCCAGGTCTATTGA
- a CDS encoding T9SS type A sorting domain-containing protein, with amino-acid sequence MKPNRVKQKFIKPTLAVGRSNSMPVKALAVPIACFVFTFVFLFTGISEAQLAKGANKFLGNITTNGRVRDDFISMWNQITGENEHKWGSVERTRDQMNWSGGDNIANYAKQHGIPWKFHTLIWGSQYPDWMNNLSTSEQKAEIIEWFDAAAARYPDVQMIDVVNEAYMSDPNNWNAGKHAPIPFREALGGTGSTGYEWIVQSFKMARERWPNAILIYNDYNTLEWNNEIQWIKQIIPKLIQAGAPIDAVGFQAHGLKNTSASTLKSRLDDIWNSIKVPMLISEYDIGEGDDQAQLNNYKNHITEMWNHPKVVGITIWGYILGSTWVENTGIIRTNGQDRPAMTWLREFIKNNPNPPNDYPNFLKGGGSSYSLTVSTRGRGSVTRNPDNTTYEKDAQVILTATPSEGWVFSGWTGSATGNQNPLTVKMDATKEITANFTTTDGKQDLVVNGSFSAGTKNWTFNNWSGSGSGDVVNGEYRLTVTTTANNYYDLQVVQPGIRLEQGKAYRLIYDARAASNRTLFVNVGMPVSPYTSFFGEEGENILNGSREVNLTTTKQTFTLDFIMRDPTYEDSRVEFSVGLSTPTVFVDNVSLYEIEAVNASLPVKASKANNITVRQNGNAVNISLNNSQNSRSVLNVYDLRGNVVRSATFNKNCSINTAGLPKGYYVVKVNSSDLVHKSGFVLK; translated from the coding sequence ATGAAACCAAATCGAGTTAAACAAAAATTCATTAAACCCACACTGGCAGTGGGAAGATCCAATTCTATGCCAGTCAAAGCGTTAGCGGTTCCGATCGCCTGCTTTGTTTTCACGTTTGTGTTCCTTTTTACGGGTATCTCAGAAGCCCAGCTTGCCAAAGGAGCCAATAAGTTTTTGGGGAATATCACTACAAACGGCCGGGTACGGGACGATTTCATCTCTATGTGGAACCAGATCACTGGTGAAAACGAGCACAAATGGGGGTCTGTGGAAAGAACCCGTGACCAGATGAACTGGAGTGGTGGAGACAATATTGCCAACTATGCAAAACAGCATGGTATCCCCTGGAAATTCCACACTCTTATATGGGGAAGCCAGTACCCCGATTGGATGAACAATCTCTCTACTTCAGAGCAGAAGGCAGAAATTATCGAATGGTTTGACGCCGCAGCGGCAAGATATCCTGATGTTCAAATGATCGACGTGGTAAATGAAGCGTACATGTCAGATCCCAACAACTGGAATGCCGGTAAACATGCTCCTATTCCTTTCCGTGAGGCTCTTGGAGGAACAGGTTCCACCGGATATGAGTGGATTGTTCAATCCTTCAAAATGGCCCGGGAGCGCTGGCCCAATGCTATTCTTATTTACAACGACTACAACACTCTTGAGTGGAATAATGAAATCCAATGGATAAAGCAGATCATACCCAAGCTTATACAAGCCGGAGCGCCGATTGACGCTGTGGGTTTCCAGGCACATGGTCTGAAAAATACTTCTGCAAGTACTCTCAAATCACGCCTGGATGATATCTGGAATTCAATAAAGGTTCCGATGCTTATCTCAGAATATGATATAGGCGAAGGAGATGATCAGGCTCAGCTTAATAACTACAAAAATCATATCACAGAGATGTGGAATCACCCCAAGGTTGTTGGTATCACGATCTGGGGTTACATTCTTGGTTCTACATGGGTTGAAAACACGGGTATAATAAGAACCAACGGGCAAGATCGTCCGGCCATGACCTGGCTCAGGGAGTTCATCAAAAACAACCCCAATCCACCAAACGATTACCCGAATTTTCTTAAGGGTGGCGGCTCAAGCTACAGCCTCACAGTCAGCACAAGAGGAAGAGGCTCTGTGACACGCAACCCGGATAATACCACTTATGAGAAAGACGCCCAGGTTATACTCACTGCTACGCCATCTGAAGGCTGGGTATTCAGTGGCTGGACCGGAAGTGCTACCGGGAATCAGAACCCTCTGACAGTCAAGATGGATGCCACGAAAGAAATCACGGCTAATTTTACTACTACGGATGGCAAGCAGGATCTTGTTGTGAATGGATCTTTTTCAGCAGGAACAAAAAACTGGACATTCAACAATTGGAGCGGATCCGGTTCAGGCGATGTGGTTAACGGAGAGTATCGTCTGACAGTTACTACTACAGCTAATAACTACTACGACCTGCAGGTGGTCCAGCCGGGTATTCGGCTTGAACAGGGTAAGGCCTACCGTCTGATTTACGATGCTCGTGCAGCTTCTAACAGAACCCTTTTTGTTAATGTCGGTATGCCGGTCAGCCCCTATACTTCTTTTTTTGGAGAAGAAGGTGAGAATATTTTGAATGGATCACGAGAGGTTAATCTCACAACTACAAAGCAGACTTTCACACTTGATTTTATCATGAGAGATCCTACGTATGAGGATTCAAGAGTGGAGTTCAGTGTGGGATTGAGCACCCCGACAGTATTTGTCGACAACGTCTCACTTTATGAAATTGAGGCAGTTAACGCTTCTTTACCGGTAAAAGCATCAAAAGCAAACAACATAACTGTCCGTCAGAACGGAAACGCTGTAAATATCAGTCTTAACAATTCACAAAACAGCAGATCAGTTCTGAATGTTTATGATCTGAGAGGTAATGTTGTGCGTTCGGCGACATTCAATAAAAACTGCAGTATCAACACTGCAGGGCTGCCAAAAGGCTATTATGTTGTTAAGGTTAACAGTTCCGATCTGGTTCACAAATCAGGATTTGTATTAAAATAA
- the bfr gene encoding bacterioferritin has product MKGNEKLVSALNALLADELTAINQYMVHSEMCEDWGYEKLHKHFEKRAIDEMKHAEKLIGRILFLEGVPVVSSLNKIHIGSDVAKQLENDRVAETDAIAAYNNAIALAGEVKDFATRDLLQEILNDEDAHMDDIEGLQSQIEQMTLQVFLTTQV; this is encoded by the coding sequence ATGAAAGGTAATGAAAAGCTTGTTAGTGCGCTGAATGCGCTTCTGGCCGACGAACTCACAGCTATCAACCAGTATATGGTTCACTCAGAAATGTGCGAAGACTGGGGATATGAAAAGCTGCATAAACATTTCGAAAAAAGAGCCATCGATGAAATGAAGCATGCAGAAAAGCTGATCGGACGGATTCTTTTTCTGGAAGGTGTTCCGGTTGTCTCATCGCTCAACAAGATTCATATCGGGTCCGATGTCGCGAAGCAGTTGGAAAACGACCGTGTTGCGGAAACCGATGCTATCGCAGCCTACAACAATGCAATTGCTCTTGCGGGTGAAGTGAAAGACTTTGCCACACGTGATCTTCTTCAGGAGATTTTGAATGACGAAGACGCTCACATGGATGATATCGAAGGACTTCAGAGTCAGATTGAACAGATGACTTTACAGGTTTTTCTGACAACACAGGTTTAA